One window of Camelina sativa cultivar DH55 chromosome 4, Cs, whole genome shotgun sequence genomic DNA carries:
- the LOC104779810 gene encoding putative F-box/FBD/LRR-repeat protein At1g22000 — protein MRDMEETIKICDLSDDLLLRILILVPAKDAVATAILSKRWRYIWQLLPHLTFEDEDDQDSESFGWFVDKTMQQLHKAPSLICLDVELGPLCPVDVDVTKWVDKAVNHSVRFRSPLDRRAHKLISLTLSNQTLVDVSFPDASLPSLLYLKLVKVVYKDEVSLARLFSSSPVLRELDVQRRDEDESLTNFTVKVPSLKEFTYGRLRWGTYRPYGGGFRWEGGEYALP, from the coding sequence ATGAGAGACATGGAGGAGACTATAAAGATATGTGATTTATCCGACGATTTGCTATTGCGGATCTTAATCCTCGTCCCGGCAAAAGATGCGGTGGCCACTGCCATCTTGTCTAAACGATGGCGTTACATCTGGCAGTTGCTGCCTCACCTCACTttcgaagacgaagacgacCAAGACAGCGAGAGCTTTGGTTGGTTTGTTGACAAGACAATGCAACAACTCCACAAGGCACCGTCACTAATATGCCTCGACGTCGAACTGGGTCCACTATGTCCTGTTGACGTAGATGTAACAAAGTGGGTTGACAAGGCAGTTAACCACAGCGTGAGATTTCGCTCTCCTCTAGACAGGAGAGCCCACAAGCTCATTTCTTTAACTCTGTCCAACCAGACCCTGGTCGATGTTTCTTTCCCGGATGCTAGCCTGCCATCTCTTTTATATCTGAAACTTGTCAAGGTGGTGTACAAAGACGAAGTTTCTCTTGCTAGGCTTTTCTCAAGTTCCCCTGTTCTCCGCGAACTGGATGTTCAACGACGTGATGAGGATGAATCATTGACAAACTTTACCGTCAAAGTGCCTTCATTGAAAGAATTTACTTATGGTAGGTTGAGATGGGGCACTTATAGACCTTATGGTGGTGGATTTAGATGGGAAGGTGGAGAATATGCTTTGCCTTGA
- the LOC104779809 gene encoding putative F-box protein At4g10190 codes for MLIDFRVYSASIDLSGVQDENNVVKVTRQLSLKDPLSTSPKEVDIREVFHCDSILLCTTEDDRLVLWNPCSGEKTRWMNNPVGHSLKKYNYYALGKSSSSNKYKILRIRQHGTGILKCLVEYEIYDFTSHSWRVVGETSDWSIHWLMHRGMSVNVNTYWLASSHIPDSQKDFLLSFDFSTERFQSMSLPVDDFSYDFMALSVTREEHKLCLLGKRYPYNDTHVWIATKIESTGAMSWSKFLTLKRSIYRQLILCSGMNFLADPENNVLVCPGRQQNSNSFLHIFGKDKHMGVDHHDAGSKCLLVCYVPTLAQIQQGS; via the coding sequence ATGTTgattgattttagggtttattcaGCGAGTATTGATCTCAGTGGAGTTCAAGACGAAAACAACGTTGTAAAGGTAACAAGACAATTAAGTCTCAAAGATCCTCTTTCTACTTCTCCTAAAGAAGTCGATATTCGTGAAGTATTTCACTGCGACAGCATATTGCTATGCACCACCGAGGACGATAGACTTGTGCTTTGGAATCCATGTTCAGGTGAAAAAACCAGGTGGATGAACAACCCCGTAGGCCATTCCTTGAAGAAATATAATTACTACGCTCTCGGtaaatcctcctcctccaacaagtacaaaatcttgaggattCGTCAACATGGAACTGGTATACTTAAATGCCTAGTTGAGTACGAAATCTATGACTTTACCTCTCATTCTTGGAGGGTTGTGGGTGAGACTAGCGACTGGTCCATTCACTGGTTGATGCATCGTGGCATGTCTGTGAATGTAAATACTTACTGGCTTGCCTCTAGTCATATTCCAGACTCGCAAAAGGATTTcttattaagttttgatttctcaACAGAGAGATTCCAAAGTATGTCTCTTCcagttgatgatttttcttatgattttatGGCTTTATCAGTTACTAGAGAAGAGCATAAACTTTGTCTGTTAGGTAAGAGATATCCTTACAATGATACACATGTATGGATAGCAACTAAGATTGAGAGTACCGGAGCCATGTCATGGAGCAAGTTCCTAACACTGAAACGGTCGATTTATCGCCAGCTTATATTATGTAGTGGGATGAATTTCTTGGCCGATCCGGAGAATAACGTATTAGTGTGTCCTGGTAGACAACAGAACTCAAACAGCTTCTTACACATTTTCGGAAAAGATAAACACATGGGAGTGGATCATCATGATGCAGGATCTAAATGCTTACTCGTCTGTTATGTTCCAACCTTAGCTCAAATCCAACAAGGTTCTTAA
- the LOC104779812 gene encoding peroxiredoxin Q, chloroplastic isoform X1, which yields MAACSSSFTFCNRTTTFHSPVPQRKTLVTKTQFSVPTKSSESNFFGSRLSHSSYLSPLSSSSLKCSIFAKQVNKGQAAPDFTLKDQNGKPVSLKKYKGKPVVLYFYPADETPGCTKQACAFRDSYEKFKKAGAEVIGISGDDSASHKAFASKYKLPYTLLSDEGNKVRKDWGVPGDLFGALPGRQTYVLDKNGVVQLIYNNQFQPEKHIDETLKFLKAA from the exons ATGGCTGcttgttcttcctctttcaCATTCTGTAACCGCACCACCACATTTCACTCTCCTGTCCCTCAGAGAAAGACCCTTGTGACCAAAACCCAATTCTCAGTTCCCACCAAATCATCAGAATCTAACTTCTTTGGCTCCAGACTCTCCCACTCCTCTTATCTCTCTCcactctcttcatcttctctcaaATGCTCAATCTTTGCCAAG CAGGTTAACAAGGGACAGGCTGCACCAGACTTCACGTTAAAGGATCAGAACGGAAAGCCAGTGAGCCTCAAAAAGTATAAAGGGAAGCCTGTTGTTCTCTACTTCTACCCTGCAGATGAAACCCCTGGCTGCACCAAACAG GCTTGTGCGTTCAGAGACTCTTATGAGAAATTCAAGAAGGCCGGCGCAGAGGTCATTGGCATAAGTGGTGATGACTCTGCATCTCACAAG GCGTTTGCGAGCAAATACAAACTACCATACACATTGTTGAGCGACGAAGGAAATAAGGTGAGAAAAGATTGGGGCGTGCCTGGGGATCTGTTTGGAGCATTGCCAGGGAGACAGACTTACGTTCTTGACAAAAACGGTGTTGTTCAGCTCATCTACAACAACCAGTTCCAGCCTGAGAAACACATCGACGAGACCTTGAAGTTCCTCAAAGCTGCTTGA
- the LOC104779812 gene encoding peroxiredoxin Q, chloroplastic isoform X2 — MAACSSSFTFCNRTTTFHSPVPQRKTLVTKTQFSVPTKSSESNFFGSRLSHSSYLSPLSSSSLKCSIFAKVNKGQAAPDFTLKDQNGKPVSLKKYKGKPVVLYFYPADETPGCTKQACAFRDSYEKFKKAGAEVIGISGDDSASHKAFASKYKLPYTLLSDEGNKVRKDWGVPGDLFGALPGRQTYVLDKNGVVQLIYNNQFQPEKHIDETLKFLKAA, encoded by the exons ATGGCTGcttgttcttcctctttcaCATTCTGTAACCGCACCACCACATTTCACTCTCCTGTCCCTCAGAGAAAGACCCTTGTGACCAAAACCCAATTCTCAGTTCCCACCAAATCATCAGAATCTAACTTCTTTGGCTCCAGACTCTCCCACTCCTCTTATCTCTCTCcactctcttcatcttctctcaaATGCTCAATCTTTGCCAAG GTTAACAAGGGACAGGCTGCACCAGACTTCACGTTAAAGGATCAGAACGGAAAGCCAGTGAGCCTCAAAAAGTATAAAGGGAAGCCTGTTGTTCTCTACTTCTACCCTGCAGATGAAACCCCTGGCTGCACCAAACAG GCTTGTGCGTTCAGAGACTCTTATGAGAAATTCAAGAAGGCCGGCGCAGAGGTCATTGGCATAAGTGGTGATGACTCTGCATCTCACAAG GCGTTTGCGAGCAAATACAAACTACCATACACATTGTTGAGCGACGAAGGAAATAAGGTGAGAAAAGATTGGGGCGTGCCTGGGGATCTGTTTGGAGCATTGCCAGGGAGACAGACTTACGTTCTTGACAAAAACGGTGTTGTTCAGCTCATCTACAACAACCAGTTCCAGCCTGAGAAACACATCGACGAGACCTTGAAGTTCCTCAAAGCTGCTTGA